In Treponema primitia ZAS-2, a genomic segment contains:
- a CDS encoding 4Fe-4S dicluster domain-containing protein: MIGKQRVYSFPRGGIHYEDPFAPSRDASVTAFLPALSIIPLVQQTGTSGVVSSGGRAVPVVKSGDLVKEGMLIGQGGAGLANVHATVPGRVVRTVSWDMLEGYPNDALVIRLEGAFDKLGRREEEYPWEGLSPRELQGLIAEYGVVEMEGSGLSVSELLSVFCALEEPHALVVNCVFDDPWLAADYVLCKERLKVVVEGSVIAGKAGKADRIIYAISRKERELGELFLAEAASYDIPASVALVGSRYPQRNRRELEMVLRMYAKKENFELGSILPLGPATLAAIYDAVKLKKPILDRYIAVGGSAVVHPQVMKVRIGTRMGELFDECGGFIDKPKRIASGSPLLGRTVTDLDEPVIKTSYAIFALLEGQTGGSRSGSCISCGECRAVCPVGLDPEELFKAVGVSLEMKDDQDEISVRFPSSDPVKLLESSAGKCHGCGCCELVCPSRLPLSTVITNAARETSLQFARETSLQVARETTLQVARETTLQVTENSSRRGH, encoded by the coding sequence ATGATAGGAAAACAACGAGTCTATTCATTCCCCCGGGGGGGGATTCATTATGAGGATCCCTTTGCCCCTTCCCGGGATGCCAGTGTAACCGCCTTTCTGCCGGCCCTGTCCATCATACCCCTGGTTCAGCAAACCGGAACTTCCGGTGTAGTTTCTTCCGGAGGCCGGGCTGTACCGGTGGTGAAAAGCGGGGATTTGGTTAAAGAGGGGATGCTTATCGGCCAGGGGGGAGCGGGTTTGGCAAATGTCCACGCCACCGTGCCGGGTAGGGTGGTGCGTACCGTTTCCTGGGATATGCTCGAAGGGTACCCCAATGACGCCCTGGTAATACGCCTGGAAGGGGCCTTTGATAAACTGGGCCGCCGGGAGGAGGAGTATCCCTGGGAAGGCCTGTCCCCCCGGGAACTCCAGGGGCTTATTGCAGAATATGGGGTGGTGGAGATGGAAGGGTCCGGCCTTTCGGTGTCGGAACTCCTGTCAGTTTTTTGCGCCCTGGAGGAGCCCCATGCCCTGGTGGTCAACTGCGTATTTGATGATCCTTGGCTTGCGGCAGATTATGTGCTCTGCAAGGAACGGCTCAAGGTAGTGGTGGAGGGCAGCGTCATTGCGGGCAAGGCGGGAAAGGCGGATCGCATCATTTATGCGATTTCCCGGAAGGAACGGGAACTGGGGGAATTGTTCCTTGCGGAAGCGGCTTCCTATGATATCCCCGCATCGGTTGCCCTGGTGGGTTCCCGGTATCCCCAACGAAACCGGCGGGAACTAGAAATGGTTCTCCGCATGTATGCCAAGAAAGAAAATTTTGAACTGGGTTCCATCCTGCCCCTGGGGCCGGCTACCCTGGCGGCGATTTACGATGCGGTCAAACTGAAAAAACCCATTCTGGACCGGTATATTGCAGTAGGCGGATCCGCAGTGGTCCATCCCCAGGTGATGAAGGTACGAATCGGCACCCGTATGGGGGAACTCTTTGACGAATGCGGCGGCTTTATTGACAAACCGAAACGGATAGCCTCAGGCTCCCCCCTGTTGGGCCGCACCGTGACGGACCTGGATGAGCCGGTTATCAAAACCAGCTACGCCATATTTGCCCTGCTGGAAGGCCAGACAGGGGGAAGCCGCTCAGGGAGCTGTATCAGCTGCGGGGAATGCCGGGCCGTGTGCCCTGTGGGCTTGGACCCGGAGGAACTTTTTAAGGCCGTCGGGGTTTCCCTGGAGATGAAAGATGATCAGGATGAAATATCTGTCCGTTTTCCTTCTTCTGATCCGGTAAAACTACTGGAGTCGTCGGCGGGTAAATGTCACGGCTGCGGCTGTTGTGAACTGGTTTGCCCTTCACGGCTGCCCCTGAGTACGGTGATCACCAATGCTGCGCGGGAAACTTCGTTGCAATTTGCGCGGGAAACTTCGTTGCAAGTAGCGCGGGAAACTACGTTGCAAGTAGCGCGGGAGACTACGTTGCAAGTAACGGAAAACAGCTCCCGGAGGGGCCACTGA